The Vigna radiata var. radiata cultivar VC1973A chromosome 6, Vradiata_ver6, whole genome shotgun sequence DNA segment TTAAAAAGTCAATAAAATTGACAATGGTCAATGGTAAATAATACACTACAGGACTAAACCAAAACACCTAAAGGTATCCATTCACGTACACATTGCCAATCAACTTAGAAGAAGCATTACATGAAACATTGCATCAACgtcaacaaaacataaaaagcACACCCACTTTGCCCACCTAACGACATCAACCTAAACAGAACCTCAAAAGCAAACATCAACCTAAACAGAACCTCAAAAGCACAATGTTCAGTGCAATAGAAAGAAACAAAGGTACAACTAAAAATTTCATCCTTTTCTGCAAACCCTTCACTAAATTTTCTAGATCACTAATCCTCCTCCTTTGCCTGACAATTGTACAATCTTTTTCATCAACATCTTCTTCAGAACACCATTTGAAAAAGTTACATGAGCTCCCACTTGAACAGTCAGTCTGTTATTCACCAAGTGAGGGAATCTATCAACAAATGCATAAAGTGAAGGGAACATAAACTGAAAAAGGTATACTTAAAACCTTGTAATGAGGACATCCCCAAAAACTTCTGCCACCATTTTTGATATTTCTCACGACTTTGATTACAACAATATAGCATGTTATTTTGTCTTCCTAACATTTCTTGCACAATTTAACAATATTGAGCAATAGAACATTTTTTAGCGAAGACATCTTTCGAACAATGGTTTAACATATGGCGTAACCTATCAGGATCATTTTATTAGAGGAAACAAAAGTACTAAGAGAGTTGCAAAATGAGATACACCATGCTTGTGTGGTCTTCTTGGAGGAGGAAGTCAATGAAATGCATAGTACACCTAAATGGAAAAATAGGTAAGCTTAAacgcagggatagagaaatcaaatgTAGATTTTTCTATTGGTTCgaccaacctgcctacatccaatgtccttccaatcccaagaagcaaatgcactataatgatcaaggtttttacagcaaggctTTCATAGCGACAaaacgtcaaaaatataaaacacctctctaaccctctaatcaaaatatatgcATATAACAACAAAGACCAGCAATAAGAATCTCCTCTCCTGCTGTCTTCAACCCTTTGAGCAACCCTCAAAGTCCAGAATGTCGCACGTCGACAATACaccaatcttcaaaagattgagagaaattgATCACACAGATAACACCTCAAGTGTAGATTGATTAGAATGTCAAAGCACACACTTATTGCTCTTCAAGTAATCACCAAAGATGAACACCACGGTCTTCTTTAtggattcttggagcttttccaTGTTCTGTAAGATATCACAAATCTGAATCAAATCACAAAATCGTTAGAATCACTTAATCttcttacaaaattcaaattcgcatctatttatagttttccatAATTCTGACGCTCTTAAGTCGACTTCGCTACTAATGGAGTCGAATGTAAAATGACACTTATACTAGATAGTAGAAGTCAAAGCAAATAATCGATTCCACAATTAATGCAGTTGATTCtcaattaatgcttggtcaaacacattaaacataTAGTCGTTAGACAATTTAtgtcaagcattaacaaaatttcaaaacataacaaacttaGCTTAATGGCttgcgcacatagtcgactatatAACAGTTAAatgcatagttttgaaaaactttctcttcaaaaattctcacagcacactttgaaaaagtttgtgcaaagccacgagttttaatcgacctacttcataatgaagtaaACTTAAAACCGCTATTTTGCCataaaagttcaacaaaagtgcatgtggtttttcttttccaaaacatttgtCATGCAATCACATATAAAATCTCATATATCTATGTGATCACacagaaacaacacaaacatattCTCATATGATCACacagaaacaacacaaacatgttctcatatGATCACAATCATATAagcaatgaacatgtaacacaatgtatgttattaattatgtgttgtcatcataaaaaaccaaaagcTCTGAGATTGTAAGTTAAGCTAAACCAGTACTCctcctatcaacaatctcaacacatcTCAAAGAAAAACCTTCAACATTAACAACATTTGCCAAATGCAGTTACAAGCAAAAAGGCTGGTGAAAGTTCTTGAGTTGACATTGCAAGAATTGTTGCTATGCGGAAAGATTAGCTGAATCCTCTACACATGGATGTTAACAAGAAGGACTTCATAAAGGTAGCGAGTTTTAGCACAACCTTAATGAAGGAGAAGCACGACTTCACTGAGGGAGAAAGAGGGCTCGACTACGAGAGCAGTGCGAGAGTAGGGTTTTAGTGAGGGATAACCATGGTTGTAGTGGGGGAAAAAGAGGGTTTGAGTGGTTTTATTAAGGGAGAACCAATGTTCAGTGGCTCAAGTGAGGGAGAAAAAGTGCGAGAGATATGATTGATTGCAAAATTCATATGTAAAATCAGTAGGTAATTATTTATCTACTTACATATCGATATATCCTTTGCAAAGTTCCTACCCAAACGCGCTAacattacatacggataatctgtatgtaaatttttttttgccaTTACCTACGAAAGATCCGTATGTAATGGAATTTCCAACATCCGTATGAAATATCTGTCTGTAACATCTTCATTACTTATAAAacataattcatatataataatttgtatggAAATTGCAAGCTTGTAGTGTATCTACTATGGAGAAATATTTCCTAGTAATATATTCCCAACCATACTAggtataattttacaaaaaataagtatggaatattattttgttaatttatcaACCTTCCATATACGCATTCATCACCCTCCTAAAACTCAAATTCTTGATATTTGATCCCTAAAAACATCTTTTTCCGCAAAATCTATTGTATTTTTCTCGTTTTCTCTCTCTACTATATAGTACACatcccttttaattttaattgaaaaaaatgttcaGAATCATAAATCATTTTAAGTATAGTATAACTTCTTTATCATACATAAGGAGAAAGTgaacaacaaataacaaacattgttgatgatatatttatataagaacgtggtacaaatattttaattttcatgaattAATTTCAGAATATTATAAGGAAGACACAATTGGGTTCCACTAAAACACTCAtttgcatatattttatttgcagCTTCAGTAGGGTGAGCAaagtcaaaaaaataatattcattccGGTTTGCACAAGGTTTCCTTCCTTGGACACATGagtcaaaaatatattttaaccctgaaaatgtaataaataaaagcatCAGTTATGATCATATTGGAATACAAAAAACACACGAACTTCTTAATTCCTTTTTTCAAGAGATTAATGGGAGACGTTGTTTACCAAAGTTTTCAGGagaatttcttattttcttagtGAAATTGTAATTATCCAAATTAATAAAGTGTGAATGTGAGAGTTGAGTTTGTAACTCTTGTAGCTTCCCAGGGAGTTTGTTTGAGTAGTGTTTAACCTTCTGATTTATATCCTCATTGCATTTTTGGAAATATGGTGTCCTTACAATAGATACTGGTGTGCAACCAATTTGACCAATTCTACTTACCACAAACTTTCGAGCTCCAAGATCATAAATTCTCTgggcaaaaagaaagaatgaaggaaacacatttttcacattatttgggaaaaattaaatacttattatatgtaaaatacTTAATTGAAAGGtgacatattaaaatttaacaattactACATGTGAGAAATCAACATATAATTCAAAATGCTTATTAAAAGATTACCTTGATACGTGAAACTAGTTGTTCAAGTAGGTAATCTGCATATTTTTCTGGATTTAGATTGTTATTGGTTCCATTTGGATACATGAAATAATTCAACATGTAATCATTAGATCCAATTGATAAGAGATATAAGGAATTGGCTAAGTAAAGCCTTAGTTTTGTTTTGCTATGTATGCTTCTTGGAAGATCGTTGGCCACAGTTGAGGTGAAGTATTCAATTTGTTTGTCTAAAGACAAGCAATCCCCCTTcgtcaaaaaataaaaatgtgatgAGAAATAAATTGGAcaagaattttttatttgagtcaaaTAGGTTTCTTATGATGaagttacttttaaaattatatttttttccaaattgaatatatgtttattttgatcatgtattttataaaaattatataaaacatcttttcaacaattaacatttgaaatatttattatatcataaatgaAGTTCTATTNTGAATTAGACTATAACTTTCATGTCTTGTTTGTTGAAAGGATATTTTATATGACTTTCataaaatgtaaagaaataaatatatagtttttaaagatgaaacaattttcgaaaatagtttaagaaaaaaaaagtacagtaaactctaataatttattttaaatcttactGCTCTAGTTGAATTCAATATTCCACAAGAGCCTGATGCATAGTTAATTCCTCTCATTACTTGATGTCTCGTAGATTTGTCCACTCCTAAGTATGGAGGTGGCATTGGCAAACCCAATCTAATAGCTACAAAAGGACAAAAAATGTATAATAGTCCttgtaatattgttttttttttatgtttgcatggaaacaataaataaacaagTTACCAATAAGGTCAGCAAGGGTTTTGCCATTGCTAAACCTTCCTGTGGAACAATTGTTGAAGTCAATGCCATAGGGAAATGCATTTGCCTTGGCAAGTGTGTTGAGGTTGTTGTTGTTTCCAGCATCTACAGTTGAATCACCAAAAACGTACAAAGCTGGCACAATTCTCTTTTTAGAATGTGAGGCATGGGCCAATAATGTTAATTGTTGAGTTATGATTATGGAAATAACCCAGAGAATTTTTAAGcttttttccattttgttttattttggagCTATTGAACAGTGCAAATAGTGTCTTAAATAATGGCCTTTGTTGTAAGTATTATTGTTTCATAACGAAAAGTACAACTCAAATTTGTGTAGTTATCTCTCGACAtgcttcattttttatttccagTTTTGTTTCCAAATACAATATTTGTTATTCCTTTCTAAATTAGATAGATGctaactcattttattttattcttccctttttcatctatttttagctccatctttcttcatttttctaactaatttttaaagttatatttcttattttttatttgtgtgtaAATATAGTTGTTATTAGTTAGAAGGTAGCTATATATAGAATACTCTTgtcaaatcaaattcatttttatagtattttttattttaaaatatcttcattataaatttttttactctctaataaataattaatattacaattaagttttagaaaaataattgcaaaaatGTAAATGTGTGTAATTAacccttattttcttaaatttatttctcttaattttgttttttatgcatctctactttttttttttaaatttatttttttatttatttgtttttatcaccaaagaaaactatataataatacattGTGTACTTAAGGTACTCCAATCCTTATACGTGACATTTACCATAGGCATTGTAATAGTATGTTCTTTAATTAGATTTTCCAATCAATCTTATACCGagcataatatttttcaaatgatttGATTACATAGAAAAAGTCCCTTTCTGAGCTAGGCCTTACATGTCTTGAATATTGTAGATAAAAATTCATATTACAAAAGATTAGTCAATCTTTCTATTATGTCAAATAATGCATTATATCTTCATAAGATTGCACCAAAATCTCACAAGACAACATGTATACAAGACCTATTAAAGTACTGTTATATTCccttgttttctttcatttgggGAACTTTACTGTTACCACGGGCTTATATCCGACTCATCGGGTATGGAGGCATGCTGGCTTGAAAGGACTGAGTGGTCCACGTGCAGGAAAGAGCCTCATAGCCGCTCAGTCTCGACAATAGTTGAGTAAAGTTAAAGCGCAATTAATATTACAACAGCTACTTATGAGTGGTTAAGGTTTGCATTAATAATCATTAAgaggtaaattaattggtcagattcttataaactttataaatagagGTTTAACTTCGAGGTAAACTcactttttttcataattgaatTACTTAAGACCTATAGAGAAAGATTCTGACTTGAGCTTCAGAGTGTATTCTATAGGTCACCCCCTATACACACCGATCGGTCACACAGAGCAAGGAGCGGAGCGAAAGTTCGGCGTCCCATTACAACAGAAACATTTACTATTTGGCATTTTCTTTGTTATAATATTGTGTTCTCCATAATACATTAAGCTACTCACGCATAAGATTTCATCCAAAATACTTCAACTATCTTTTCCAGTACCATCTTTCATATCCCTTTGAACTTCTTCACAATGGGTTTAAAGCCCCATTTTCCTTAGTGGTAATTCTAAGACACTTgcacaaaaactaaattaaaaaaaaaacaagtattttagtattttatatacCACTCCCTTTGCTCCCTCTCTTATAGGTTAAGCTATATTCCTTTTCATCCCATTACTTACTTATACGCTTTATTGTCAAAACCCTTTACTATTTATGAAATCACAGAAAAACACTAGAGGGTGGTGAATAATGTATTAAAAGCTATTTTGCAAAGTAAGGTCTAATGGATTTGTAAAagatataaattcaaataagatGTTTAGATGTTAGTGTTTATAAAGGACgtatatgaaaaatgttttaaagagcAAAGCAATAAAATAcagattttatactggttcactcaatCTTGAGTTACATCCAGTTATcccttaagaactcttaagggATTCCTTTAATCTTTAAGAATATTACACAAATTTTACCTTTTCAGGTTTACAACaagtattagcaccactcctaGTTGACCTAGTCAACACAACTAGTCTGAGTTTAACTGCTCTTgtatataagtattttaacCACGTATGGTATCAACCTTAGACAACTGTCTACACTGTTTAACTCAGCTGAGCTAAACACTAattgttttaattctcttcagaatgttgttgactcactgacaagtgtaccagatcgttcaagtaatataatcggtaaagctcGATATTGTTCTTCcaaagagactcgaaaggccttatcgttcgtgtgaattaaaatcgtaagacttgtagagaaaaattaattgttatggatgcaaagacagaaaataaacatgtaatgtgtttgattcaattgacgaaaaagactatggatgaatggagttgttgggggttgacaatttgatcttatccgctccctcttatctactcctcttgtttaatgtgcttgattatctaattgctacgcaaactttcttggcctacccttaacccgatccctcggtgaaaagagcctattactaattatcggcttgttatccctagcctcccctagcaattaataacgcattaagaacaaaagcaaaaataattgatcgtcctaccccctatccctaggttggcattgcttaatcaaggaatttctcatcagttcatgacattactgtacattctcgtatcaatagagacaaataatagttatcgaatgagttaaacgataaaagcattaagcgcagatgagaatccaacaattgataatcaaagcatatgaagaatcatataaataaacaagagtttcaataaaagagagtttcaaaagattacattgtttcccccaacaacaaaagggtttagttcactattgTCATAGTTAAcctaaatgaaaaataatggaagaatggaaaagcaaaccctaaataagatgaaaaggagcctaagcatccaagagatcctctccaaggagtgaaaattaggtctggccgccctcttctgtcaaaagaatcagaatgaaatcgcaacaggggtatttatagctgaggagcatcacagaaaataggcccaggcccagcggacaaccgcccgacatcacacttatgccgcccggcggtttgcccctaatcgcgccaccgctcggcggtttgcccctaatcgcgccaccgctcggcggtttgcccctaatcgcgccaccgcccggcggcagggggccaccgcccgacggtttgcctctgatCGCAAATTCGCCCAacgtccacgccaggtgcctcctcctcgcactagaccgcccaacggtgcaattttaccgccgggcggttcctagtctcttcttttcttcaattttcttcttctgtcttgagtctaagaccttcatcttcagtctccatcttcactttcatcaatgtagcttcaaaacaatgcaaaacaagcataatatcgctaaaaacaacttttgactctcgactgactcatttattgggttttacttgattctaagctcattctaagtcttaaagggtgtaatttggtctaaaatgacacatgaaaataactgtttctcAATCGTTATCAAATGTACAACACAATGAGTGTTATGAGCAAATACAGATTAGCAACTCTCAAAGAGAGGATAAAGACAATACAATGACATATGAGATTCTGCTAAGGTTCTTTCTCTTAAGAAACATAGCTTCAAATGGTATAAAGCAACAATATGCTTGTATGAGCATTCACAAGTTCACTATGGTATCCTTTTATTCTTGTCTTCTCTTCATGCTTCtgtttatttataacttttcttGAGAAATGAATGTTAAACAAAGAGGCTAACTTCATGCAAAGTTTGTAGCCCTTTTAGGTGAGAAGTCAGACTCAGTCTACTTTGCAGAGGTACAATGTTTTGTCATAGCTTTTATCAAAACCTAGCTTGTACGATGTGATAAAGCAAATGACTTCAAGGAAACATTCTTAGAATGCTCTTTTTTTCTCAcgtctttttttctttggtgtCGTGATTTTGGTCATATCTTTTTGCTTTATTGACTTACACGGATAACAAGAACAAAGTATACAAGCACCAAAGTAGTTTTTGGTACATGccttaaatattatgaaagcaTTGAGCATTGTAGCATGTTCAAGACATTTTATGATTTTCCATTTCATGAATAGATGCATCAGTTGGTAGGACAATTGTATATTCATCAAATGGTATAAACATAAGATGTTTTCTTATGGCTAAAACATTTAGCGGTCACTCATCAGACAATGTTTTCTCTAGTTTTTCTTGATATAACATTCTATTGAATAAACATTCTTTTAATGTTATTGTCATATAAGAGATAGACTTCTGTTTTCTTAAGAAGCTAGCTTATTTTACTCATATATTGAGAGATTTCAATGAGAGATAATTTCTTCTAAACACTTATCTTATGACATTGTTTATATAACTTCGCGTCTATGTTCAAGTGAGGATAACGCTTAGATGTTAGATCATAAATGTGTTATCTAGTTCAGATGCTATGGGGTATAAATACTCTATCATGGGTTTTATATCATTTAGCGCAAGTTTTTAAGCTAGCATTTTGCTTAATGGGATGACTATCATTTATCTTGATATGTTATGTTCTATATATAGTTTCGATAACATTTAGAGTATGTATTTGCATTAGACGCTATTTTCATGGTCATAATAACTCTAATATTTATCATGTATATTTTGTCTTAGTGATTCAGATAGACGATTTTGTCTGTTAATCATCTGTCTTTTGGGAAAACCTAATTGTTTGGACGCTTCTTTTCATAACAATATTTCATTGAgtattgtttgataaatttaaaaacatggGTTGTTTGACATTATGATTTTGTCTCAACAGAAAACACCATCAACATCATTAATTCAGAGTGAAAATTATGTCACAAATATGATATTTACACCCAAAATCAAGGTTTTTTGAATGTTATGAAAATATGAtgatcatgttttcttttttccactTAAAACAATGGAATGAGTTTAGAAGCCATACAATTAAAGTtaagttttgtaaaaattagtaaaaataccATTAACTTTGTTAATTAAGAGTGAAAAGTATTACATGCTATGACTTTTGCATTTCAAATGAAGGTCTTTTAAATGTTAAGTGAAAAGTTAGTGAAAAACaccaaaattattaattaagtgtaaaaatttataacattgaGAAAATCTTGATTTGAGTGGAAAAGCCAAAGTATTGTCAAACTTTTCActcttaattaataataatgatgatgctTTTCACTAACTTTTACAAAAACCTAACTTTATTTTCGTGCTTTCCAAACTAATTCCattgtattaaatgaaaaaaatacttgagaaaacaattattataatatttttataacattccTAAGGTCTTGCTTAGAGTCCAAAAGTCAATTGTATCATACTTTTTAATCGTAATTAAAACGGTTGATTGTGTTTTTTTACTAACTTATTACAAAATCTAACATTATTTCTATAACTTTCAAACTCATTCTATtgtcttaaatatatatatatatatatatatatatatatatatatatatatatatatatatatatatatatatatatatatatgagacaacattgattatcatattttataacaacTTAAAAATCATTCACTTATCATACTTTTCACTATTAAGCtttttccttaattaatttatttaaggtaaaatacctttttttgtcccagttttggttacgaatattcgaaatggtccccattttatttttctgttcaatatagtcctaaaagacgtaattatgttcaatttagttctttttctgtttaatgtagtcctaaagaacgtaatttgtgttcaatttagttctttttacaaactctgtgaaccacaaacaaggactaaattgaacacaaattacgttctttaggactacattgaacataaaaaggactaaattgaacataattacgttctttaggactatattgaacaaaaaaataaaatggggaccagttcgaatattcgtaaccaaaactgggacaaaaaaaggtatttaaccTTTATTTAACAACGTAACCatacatttttcaatattattatctaaaaaaattacaactacattaataattaataataattaatttattatagtttttgcatataatattctttttacttttttttccttctcttttcaaaaaagaaaaagaaaaactaagtcacctgaaaaaaaaaagtgcaacgagaaaaaatatgctttttttccttatgtcagaaaaaaaaatcaaaagttttctttaatgtaatattttaataaattattataacttcAAATAGAGGAAttatgattattgattattagtGGAACTTATGTGAAGGTAGATTTGTTCACttttaacttataattataaaaaataaaaaattaattattctaattattattaaaataaaaatcttattaaatttataaaacatataattttaaaagataaaataatttatattaacaaaaataaaatccacAATAGAATTTTTAAGccaaaaatacattataaaataattgtcaaATTCAATCCTTATTTGCATTAGTAGAACATGACTTGGAACAACAAGTATAGTGTCTCCCCAGTACACTTAGTAATTACTTGGTCATTTAAGTGCATCAGAATTATACGACAGATTCAGTTATGTAAGGAATTCTATTAAACTGCCTTGCACATATGAATATAGgacatatttgtttttcaaattgactacataatcaattatttgttattaagaTTAGACAGACAGCATTTTTAATTACAGGTTACTCTTAATCCCCTAGTGAAAAACTCGTGTgtcaatttatttgtttttataaaagcaaaatataataaaaaaataattattactataattataaaaataaatatacataatttttatcaaCTTATTATAggtaattattctaattttaaaaaatagttaaatttaaaaaaggctaaaatatatcaattttaaaaaaacagtcatttaaaaaataaaattgataaaataattattttaatttaaaagaatagttattaaaagagtaaaaataaaaaaaacaaatatatatatatatatatatatatatatatatatatatatatatatatatataNNNNNNNNNNNNNNNNNNNNNNNNNNNNNNNNNNNNNNNNNNNNNNNNNNNNNNNNNNNNNNNNNNNNNNNNNNNNNNNNNNNNNNNNNNNNNNNNNNNNNNNNNNNNNNNNNNNNNNNNNNNNNNNNNNNNNNNNNNNNNNNNNNNNNNNNNNNNNNNNNNNNNNNNNNNNNNNNNNNNNNNNNNNNNNNNNNNNNNNNNNNNNNNNNNNNNNNNNNNNNNNNNNNNNNNNNNNNNNNNNNNNNNNNNNNNNNNNNNNNNNNNNNNNNNNNNNNNNNNNNNNNNNNNNNNNNNNNNNNNNNNNNNNNNNNNNNNNNNNNNNNNNNNNNNNNNNNNNNNNNNNNNNNNNNNNNNNNNNNNNNNNNNNNNNNNNNNNNNNNNNNNNNNNNNNNNNNNNNNNNNNNNNNNNNNNNNNNNNNNNNNNNNNNNNNNNNNNNNNNNNNNNNNNNNNNNNNNNNNNNNNNNNNNNNNNNNNNNNNNNNNNNNNNNNNNNNNNNNNNNNNNNNNNNNNNNNNNNNNNNNNNNNNNNNNNNNNNNNNNNNNNNNNNNNNNNNNNNNNNNNNNNNNNNNNNNNNNNNNNNNNNNNNNNNNNNNNNNNNNNNNNNNNNNNNNNNNNNNNNNNNNNNNNNNNNNNNNNNNNNNNNNNNNNNNNNNNNNNNNNNNNNNNNNNNNNNNNNNNNNNNNNNNNNNNNNNNNNNNNNNNNNNNNNNNNNNNNNNNNNNNNNNNNNNNNNNNNNNNNNNNNNNNNNNNNNNNNNNNNNNNNNNNNNNNNNNNNNNNNNNNNNNNNNNNNNNNNNNNNNNNNNNNNNNNNNNNNNNNNNNNNNNNNNNNNNNNNNNNNNNNNNNNNNNNNNNNNNNNNNNNNNNNNNNNNNNNNNNNNNNNNNNNNNNNNNNNNNNNNNNNNNNNNNNNNNNNNNNNNNNNNNNNNNNNNNNNNNNNNNNNNNNNNNNNNNNNNNNNNNNNNNNNNNNNNNNNNNNNNNNNNNNNNNNNNNNNNNNNNNNNNNNNNNNNNNNNNNNNNNNNNNNNNNNNNNNNNNNNNNNNNNNNNNNNNNNNNNNNNNNNNNNNNNNNNNNNNNNNNNNNNNNNNNNNNNNNNNNNNNNNNNNNNNNNNNNNNNNNNATACTTATGtgtctcatatatatatatatatatataaagaaaaaaatattatatatatatatatatatatatatatatatatatatatatatatatatatatataaaagtttgttAAATATGTAAGTTATTTTTTCAGTTAGTATATTTTAGTTAAGTATCTTaag contains these protein-coding regions:
- the LOC106763461 gene encoding GDSL esterase/lipase At1g71691-like, which produces MEKSLKILWVISIIITQQLTLLAHASHSKKRIVPALYVFGDSTVDAGNNNNLNTLAKANAFPYGIDFNNCSTGRFSNGKTLADLIAIRLGLPMPPPYLGVDKSTRHQVMRGINYASGSCGILNSTRAGDCLSLDKQIEYFTSTVANDLPRSIHSKTKLRLYLANSLYLLSIGSNDYMLNYFMYPNGTNNNLNPEKYADYLLEQLVSRIKRIYDLGARKFVVSRIGQIGCTPVSIVRTPYFQKCNEDINQKVKHYSNKLPGKLQELQTQLSHSHFINLDNYNFTKKIRNSPENFGLKYIFDSCVQGRKPCANRNEYYFFDFAHPTEAANKIYANECFSGTQLCLPYNILKLIHEN